Within the Garra rufa chromosome 16, GarRuf1.0, whole genome shotgun sequence genome, the region AATGTCTACAGTCCTGATTAATGAGTGTTCAAATGAGATGGTAATAAAAATTGCTGTACATTCCCAACTGCATTTGTTCGTTTTCCCTCATCTccctcatctttttttttttttatttgccataaagaacatacagaaaaaaaaaatgccaggGGATAGTACAGTCAGGTGTGCAAATAGTAGTTACAGAGTAATAAATATCTTGTAAACATTACACAATGACATAGTTTTATGAGCTTTTGGATTGTCCAACTCATCTCTGTACATACAGTAGTTGTATGATGATTACGTAAAATGAAAGAGCGGGGGTCGCACATTAAATGCGTCATTTGTTGTGCGGTAAATAATGGCGGCGGAAGGCACGGAAGACCTGGGCAACAACGGGGAACTCACAAACCCTCCAGGTTTCCCTTTTAAAGTTACCTAATAAAATACCGAGTTTTGTAAGCATGTATGAATAGTATGTCTTGTTCATTTCTTAAAAGCTTTATACATCCGTTAATATACGAACGCCTGTTCATAGTATAGCTAACGACCTACATAGAGATTGAATTATTGATTCAAAGTTGAATATTTTTATCCCATAAGAGTAGTTTGACACTTAATGTATACTTTAATACAAACATAAAGTTGCAGACTAACCTTTGTAAATGGTTAATTAATAAATTACCTGTCGTCCACAAAATGTGtgacgtgaccctggaccacaaaaccagtcataagggtcatttttttgaaattgagatttatacataatgtaAAAGCGGAATAAATAACGTTAGGCTTggtaggatatgacaatatttggctgagatacaactacttgaaaatctggaatctgagggtataaaaaaatattgaggaaatcgcctttgaagttgtcaaaattaagttcttagcaatgcgatatgcactaataaaaaattacattttgatatattcacggtaggaaatttacaaaatatcttaatggaacatgaactttacttaatatcataatgatttttggcataaaagaaaaatgtatctttttgacccatacaatgtattgtaggctattgctacaaatattaccCATGGTTTTGTTGTGCAGGGTCACCTATGTCAGCGAGATTTAATTTGATCTATTTTAGCATCATAAGTTGACTAGGATAAACTATTCCATCCCTATATTCTACATCATAACCTAATTTAATACAGTGAATTAAACTGCAGTCAATTTAATCAAACACATCTCTTTCAGTGACAGAGCTTTATGAACCTGAGGTTGCAGACCTTCCCAAGCCAGATGTTAAGGAGTCAGCGGAAAGTAATGCAGACCGAAGAGACACCGCTGCCCCAACGGCATCCTACACAGTTGAAGGAGAAGAGGAGGACGAGGGAGAGATGCCTGCAGACTTTGAGAGACTTTGGAAACTTACCAGCGACAATCCTCAAGATTTCAACAGTTGGACTGACCTCCTGCAGTACTGTGAACAAGAGGTGAATGTGTTGTAAACAAACTGCATTGCTTTGTGGCAACCAAAATGTTAGTTGgtttaatgattttatttcattatttattgcaGGGACACATGAGAGCTTGCCGTCAAGCCCTAAATGCGTTTCTGCTGAGGTATCCTTTGTGTTACGGTTACTGGAAAAAGTTTGCGGATCTTGAGAGACGGGCCGGTCACATTGATAAGGCTGAAGAGGTAAGAACATGCATAGATGGACATTTCAGTCAAATACGAAAGAACAGGAACAACCTCAAAACAGAaaattacttaaagggatagttgacccacaTGAACGAATGTCTAAtcggtttggaacgatatgagggtgaataattaatgacagagttttcatttttgggtgaactatcccaaaaTCTTTATGGTTGTCATTACTATTGTATTCACTTTTGGAATACTTTTGGAAAATACGTTGTACATAATACGTAGCGgagatttaaatctgtatttgGTTTATTTGACAGGTGTGTGAACGAGGTTTGAAGGCCATCCCTCTCAGTGTTGATCTCTGGATCCACTACATCAACCTGCTGCTGGGAACACTCAACATGAACCTGCCTGAGTCAACACGGCGCATCCGCAGGTACCGTATACAAAAGAAACACTACCTTTGCGACCTTTCTTTCCTAGTATGCAATTACAACTTTTTCGTGGTTTTAATTTTGTAGTATTGTTAGATtccatttgttttgttttcaggaAATAATGGATTTTGTCTGAAAGTCAGTTGGCACTGATGGCAAGTTAACTTTACACGCCAAGAGATAGATGCAGGGGAAGCGCTTATTGAATAACCTTAGTTGTGTCTTTGTCACAGCTCTGACCAGAATTCAGAAAGTGTTTTTACAACAAGCAAAAAGAATATGGAGGTTTAATGCTATTTAGTGTCTTAATAACGTTAACGATACAGTTATTCTCCTTAACAGTTACACCAAAGATGCAAAGTTAAGGCTGGAATACATTGTACAATTTTTGTTCAGATTTTTTGCTCTGATTAACAGAATGTACAAGTTGACACTAGTTGCTGAAATTCAGAACCAGTCTTCAGGTTAAGTTGACAGATTTCATAGGAAATCAAGTAGTGTATAATGGACACAGACTTATTTTTTGCTTCCGGAAAATGAATTTGTCTGGTCAGATGATATCAAATATGTTTGATATTTATAATCATTTTTACAGCACacattgttttcatttgtcatgCATGGCCTGGCAACAAGGTACATGTTTCTGCATTAGTTGTTGTATTCAGAATAACCTGAAAGTCTGATCCTCAGTCATTTAGTGTAGGATGCCCCTGGTTTTCTCTGTAATCATTTAGTTGGCAAGTATATGATGCCTAGTGTTTTAAAATAGGTTCAGATTTGGAAATTTGTGAGTGTATTGAAGACTTGAGTTAAAGTAGACCTTTTATGCCCCATTTTACATGTATTATAAGTcttaggtgtccccagaatgtgtctgtgaagtttcagctcaaaataccccacagttTATAAAATAACCcacatttattataatattttgaaaatgcttattttgagtgaaagcagaaacacactgtttttgtgcttttttttaatgcaaatgagctgctgctccccacccccttttcTAGATTAGTACCTTGGATACTCTGCCAAaacacatctgtttggttttgattatcatgtctgtcatgttgaaatcatgtgttttaaagccatatcagtttacaCTTCTGATATACAATTTTTGGAGCACACCCATCCGAAGCacgcacacagaaagcggctgtcacacggaatgcgagtactaaactaagttctctttcatgtcttgttGCGcttgaactgtcaaatacacacaagtttatgttccAAACACAAAGGAGTTACacaaacagtcggttatgtctgtgaaggtaaacagctgggaaagaaattgcatgtttatattagatctgtgtgacaggagtgtaatatacagtaaataaatcaataaatccactgctctcttgactcctctgaggctgggactctaaatagtgttctgtgctcgtctgtgcagccaacgacagaaaAGTTAGAAAAGTGAGATTGTTCCTGCTTTGCTCAAGCATTTGCCATGGCGCCGTTAGAACTGGAACGCCGTCTTCGCTTGCGAAAAAATTGTCGGTGTCATGGGTGGAAACATGCaaattaaggggcggtaatattataataagatccaaAATCTGATCGCCTTGTTTTTTGACAaacttgcagagaaaggcttgcCAAAAAATTATTGTGTtgttctttttcatgttttctgggtggttagatgcaccggggacccaattatagcacttaaacacggaaaaagtctgattttcatgatatgtcacctcaCCTTTAAAACTTATCTGTAGGATACTCTCTTTTTTTATCCCTGTTGTGACATATATCCAAATAAAATGGCTTCTTAAACAAGAAAAAAGGTAGGGCGGGATTTTTGTCCATTTGGAATTGATTTGGGACAGTTGTTGTTTGCTAATTGGGGCATTCTCATGTGAGTGACAGGTAGCattccataaaaaataaagagtgggcaattttgatttcatggtaaCTTTAAACATTATTCTTTACAGCAATAAAACATTTCAAGAAACAATATAACatgaaaatgaatgtcttgtCCTCTCCTCAGTGTGTTTGAGGAGGCAGTTGCAGCCGCTGGCTGGGACTTCCATTCAGACAGGCTGTGGGATCTGTACGCCGAGTGGGAGAAGGAGCAGGGCAACCTGAAGTTCATGACTGAGGTCTACGACCGAGTACTGAGGGTCCCCACGCAGCTCTACAACACACATTATGAAAAGTACGCTATGCTCACGGATCATGTTATATGTGTTAACATAATTTTTTCCTCGCACAACTCCTCAGATTTGAGGCACATAATCCACAtgccacacacacacgcatggaTTTGTGAGAATTTGTTACCATTTCTTCTCACGCTCATATTCTGTGATCTCTTTCCCCCTTTATATTTAGATGCAGCTGAATGCATCAACAAAAGCCTAATTGGTAAACTGTCAAACACCTGCAGTTAAACACTTCAAATCCAGATCACCAAAATATCACAAAAATTCTTTTGCTTTCAGAGTCCATAAAAATCATGATGACCCGTATGTTGAACAAGGCTGATGTTCTCTGAATTTCTGTCTCTTCTCTCAGACTGAAATCTCACCTAACCTCGCATCCGCCTCAGGACGTCCTGTCCCCTGAGGAGTACGGTAAGGTGAGAAATGAGTACAAAGAGAGCCAGATTCAAGCCAAAAAAGAAAGAACTGGTATCAGTGCTGAGGAAGAAGAGAGACCGCCAGGAGAGGAAGAGCCTGCAGACAATGGAAAAGACTCAGTAACTCACTTTTCATCtgtaatttttttcagtttatgtGATACTCTAGAAATTATTCTTTTAACCCATAACTTGTTTTTACGCAGGAAGACGCAGTGCAGAAGATGCAGGAGCTCCTGTCGGTCAGCAGGGAGGAAGTGTACCAACAAAATGAAGCAGAAGTCAGGAAGAGATGGAACTTTGAAGATGCTGTAAGTTCTAGAACTGTTTCTCTGAaaaatgcttaaagggatagttcacccaaaaatgaaaattttgtcattaattacttatcctcatgttgttccaaacctgtaagaccttcattcatatttggaacacaaattaagctcCAGGAGCTTTCTGACCTGCATAGACCTGCGTTTCTTAGCCTTgactgtggtaggacccttgctgtctatggaggttcataaagctcttggatttcatcaaaaatatcttaatttgtgttctgaagatgagcaaaggtcttacaggtttggaacaacatgagggtgagtaattaatgacagatttttatttttatttttgggtgaactatccctttaatagtggTTCTGGAAACACTGATgttatcaataaaaaaataactaaccAGACAAAATCTTATGAACTGTGTATTGGTAGTGTATGATATTTTTCTGTCAAATCACCTTCCTGTAGCTTGAATGCTTCTCTCATTTTTTTCCCAGATTAAAAGGCCTTATTTCCATGTGAAGCCTCTGGATAGAGCCCAGCTGAAAGCCTGGCAAAGCTATCTGGATTGGGAGATTGCCGAAGCTGAAACAGCAGCAGTAGCCACTGAAGGGGCGGCTATGGAAGGCCATGAAGGTTTAAAACAAGAGTGTGTAGCTGGGCACAAGAGAGTTCTGATTCTGTTTGAACGCTGTCTCATTGCTTGTGCACTCTATGAAGAATTGTGGAATAAAGTAAGTGGAGGGAGATCCAACAACTTGCTATTAAAaagatagttctcccaaaaatgaaaattctgtcattaatcattaccctcaagttgttccaaatttatgaatgtaagaccttcgttcatctttgaaacaaattaagatatttttgataaaattcaagagctttctgaccctgcatagattcTTTTGACATTTTTCACAAGAGTACCTCAACACAGTAATGAATGTGCAGCGaagtcactatttttgttttctttacacacaaaaagtattcttgtagcttcataaaattaaggttgaatcactgatgtcacatggactgttttaatgaagtccttattacctttctgggctttgagtgtttcagttgtgttgccatttatgcagagtcagaaagctctcagatttcatcaaaaatattttgatttgtgtTCCTAAGCTGTTTTGCAATATTGCTGaattgtaagatttttttgttgcattttgtaAACTATTTATGTGTATTACAGTATGTGCATTACCTGGCAGCACACGGGCTGGAGGATGTGCGTAATGTGTACCGCAGAGCTTGTCAAATTCATCTTCCATACAAACATAGCATCCATCTTCACTGGGCCTCGTTTGAGGAAAAACATGGTGAGACAGTAAGTTTAGCatagaaaaaaaatacactaGCCTATAATCTAAAACTGATTTCATGAAAATGTGAATTACTATCAGCTACTGCAGAACATGTACATTACAttctctgactttatttctctttttCCCATAGGTAATATTTCGGAGGCAAAGCATATTCTAGAATCACTTGAGATGACAGTGCCTGGTTTGGCTGCAGTGCGTCTGAGAAGAGTAGGTCTAGAGCGGAGAACAGGACGTTTGGATGTGGCGGAGGCACTGCTAAAGGAGACGATGGAGCAGAGTAAAGACAACCCTCAACTTCATGCCTTCTACTCCATCAAACTGGCTCGCTTTCTTCACAAGCTGTGCAGGAACCCTGCCAGGGCCCGCACTGTTCTACAGGAAGCTATAGAGCTGAGTCCGGTAAAACACCAGCGTTTGACATTTTATACGCACTACCCTTCAATAGTTTGGCAtcagtaagataaaaaaaaaaaaagcaaggatgcattaaattgatcaaaagtgacagtaaagacatttatcatattacaaaaatgtatattttacataaacactgttcttttgaactttatatatatattaaagaatcacggtttccacaaaaagatgacaaacagttttcaacattaataataataagaagaaatggtttctgaagatcatgtgacactgaaaactggagtaatgactgctgaaaattcagttttgccatcacaggaataaatacattttataatatatataaagaaaacaGTTCCTTATAGtatatttaaataacattttacagtattactgtttttactgtatttctgattaaataaatgcaggattggtgagcataagagagcTGAAAATTATCACAATATGATGCACCACAAataccaatattttttttttaatgactccTCTAATGATCCTCAGGATAACTGTAGATTGTATCAGAATCTTCTGGAGCTGGAGATGTCAGGTGACCTGCGGGCTAATGGAGGTGTCGTTCTGCAGTGTGTGGCCAAAGCTATTGCTGCTCCTCTCTCCCCGAAGACTAAAATCCTTTTCTCCCAGCGTGGCCTGCAATTTGTTGAGGACTTTGGGACCACAGTACAGAGGTCAGAATTAATTTGGACTATTGTGGAAGTAGCTATAGCGCAagtgattaaaaaatacatatgatAAATTACAAAAGTATTATCACAAAGTTTACTTAAAgcgatagtttaccccaaaatgaaaataatgtcattaattactcactctcatgtcattctaaacccttaagacctttgttcatcttcggaacacaaattaagatatttttgatgaaacccaagagcattctgaccctgcgtagacagcaacacaactaccacctacaagaaattgttgaataaagttagtTTTGTttaagtattctcgtagctttataacattacggttgaaccactggtcACATGGACTAGTTTAACAATGTTTGTACtaccattctgggccttgaatgtgtcagttgcattgctgtctatgcagagtcgcGCTTAGGACAGCAGAGCAAACTCGCTTAGGATAGTTGGACATtacggtggatcagaggtaaaaaatgatataaatactgttcagtttcttgcacagaccaattgtttcgtgtgttaagacctcagtgcatcatcacgagccgcagggtttaatttggttttgtctgtgtatgtttttgtgact harbors:
- the LOC141288810 gene encoding pre-mRNA-processing factor 39 isoform X2; this encodes MAAEGTEDLGNNGELTNPPVTELYEPEVADLPKPDVKESAESNADRRDTAAPTASYTVEGEEEDEGEMPADFERLWKLTSDNPQDFNSWTDLLQYCEQEGHMRACRQALNAFLLRYPLCYGYWKKFADLERRAGHIDKAEEVCERGLKAIPLSVDLWIHYINLLLGTLNMNLPESTRRIRSVFEEAVAAAGWDFHSDRLWDLYAEWEKEQGNLKFMTEVYDRVLRVPTQLYNTHYEKLKSHLTSHPPQDVLSPEEYGKVRNEYKESQIQAKKERTGISAEEEERPPGEEEPADNGKDSEDAVQKMQELLSVSREEVYQQNEAEVRKRWNFEDAIKRPYFHVKPLDRAQLKAWQSYLDWEIAEAETAAVATEGAAMEGHEGLKQECVAGHKRVLILFERCLIACALYEELWNKYVHYLAAHGLEDVRNVYRRACQIHLPYKHSIHLHWASFEEKHGNISEAKHILESLEMTVPGLAAVRLRRVGLERRTGRLDVAEALLKETMEQSKDNPQLHAFYSIKLARFLHKLCRNPARARTVLQEAIELSPDNCRLYQNLLELEMSGDLRANGGVVLQCVAKAIAAPLSPKTKILFSQRGLQFVEDFGTTVQSVLSMYEEHQKLLKEHDAKRQAENGNNDDTEKMSKMDDASASTVAQTAPPTMPHIPMTTPPPSMMGGDMSGSYGSYGSWYQQQYGGYGSYQNPWSQYNQYYPPS
- the LOC141288810 gene encoding pre-mRNA-processing factor 39 isoform X1; translated protein: MAAEGTEDLGNNGELTNPPVTELYEPEVADLPKPDVKESAESNADRRDTAAPTASYTVEGEEEDEGEMPADFERLWKLTSDNPQDFNSWTDLLQYCEQEGHMRACRQALNAFLLRYPLCYGYWKKFADLERRAGHIDKAEEVCERGLKAIPLSVDLWIHYINLLLGTLNMNLPESTRRIRSVFEEAVAAAGWDFHSDRLWDLYAEWEKEQGNLKFMTEVYDRVLRVPTQLYNTHYEKLKSHLTSHPPQDVLSPEEYGKVRNEYKESQIQAKKERTGISAEEEERPPGEEEPADNGKDSEDAVQKMQELLSVSREEVYQQNEAEVRKRWNFEDAIKRPYFHVKPLDRAQLKAWQSYLDWEIAEAETAAVATEGAAMEGHEGLKQECVAGHKRVLILFERCLIACALYEELWNKYVHYLAAHGLEDVRNVYRRACQIHLPYKHSIHLHWASFEEKHGNISEAKHILESLEMTVPGLAAVRLRRVGLERRTGRLDVAEALLKETMEQSKDNPQLHAFYSIKLARFLHKLCRNPARARTVLQEAIELSPDNCRLYQNLLELEMSGDLRANGGVVLQCVAKAIAAPLSPKTKILFSQRGLQFVEDFGTTVQSVLSMYEEHQKLLKEHDAKRQAENGNNDDTEKMSKMDDASASTVAQTAPPTMPHIPMTTPPPSMMGGDMSGSYGSYGSWYQQQQYGGYGSYQNPWSQYNQYYPPS